One Aphidius gifuensis isolate YNYX2018 linkage group LG5, ASM1490517v1, whole genome shotgun sequence genomic region harbors:
- the LOC122857089 gene encoding PAN2-PAN3 deadenylation complex subunit PAN3, whose translation MDPSMFVSYSPQTNVVPMESKLATYMNRQSPATTLNTTSVTKHLGNLSLDTSKKVVASPEFVPGRGLSNSSSPNLFGNSYHSQENVGGTTYFYLGNTSTDSVQNDETNEIGNIGPGQVGYPYQGTPAHLQTVKPIKTPTSNNSSAPSTPPPQQGNQSYFISTNLRVDILHKNTLTLSQPDPSQFPDLPNEVDSYHELCPLEQIHKPASSVLGYQTSTYKATSLKNGQRYCLRRVHDFRLGNTKCMVLVDMWKRISHTNLVHLLEVFTTKAFGDHSMVFVYDYHPGAETLLSKHFSVSELNGYADPFCSDPNAPRPYSHTKNTILRQQHNSMLPENVIWSYIIQLTAALRVIHAGGVAYRCLDPTKVLLTSRARLRLSCAAVPDVVTFDGNAANPLSLILHYQQEDLISLGKLVLALACRSLLAVHRDNIQASLELVARSYSTDLRNFILYLLSDQARKSVTDLMPMIGARFYTQLDSIQSRSDVLENELSKELENGRLFRLLVKLATINERPELNLDVTWAETGDRYMLKLFRDYVFHQVTADDKPWLDLAHVVSCLNKLDCGSPDKVCLMSRDEQSVLVVSYAELRQCLENSFEELVQSAKEAA comes from the exons ATGGATCCTTCAATGTTCGTTTCTTATTCTCCACAAACAAATGTTGTTCCAATGGAATCAAAACTTGCGACTTATatg aATCGGCAAAGTCCAGCAACAACATTAAATACAACAAGTGTAACAAAACATTTGGGTAATTTATCACTTGATACATCAAAAAAAGTTGTAGCAAGTCCTGAATTTGTACCTGGACGTGGTTTAAGTAACAGTAGTTCACCAAATTTATTTGGTAATTCTTATCATTCACAAGAAAATGTTGGTGGTACAACGTATTTTTATCTTGGAAATACAAGTACTGATAGTGTACAAAATGATGAAACAAATGAA atTGGTAATATTGGACCTGGACAAGTTGGTTATCCATATCAAGGTACACCAGCACATTTACAAACAGTTAAACCAATTAAAACACCaacatcaaataattcatcagcaccatcaacaccaccaccacaacAAGGAAATCAAAGTTATTTTATCAGTACAAATTTACGTGTTGatatattacataaaaatacattaacatTGAGTCAACCAGATCCATCACAATTTCCAGATTTACCAAATGAAGTTGATAGCTATCATGAACTTTGTCCACTTGAACAAATACATAAACCAGCATCATCTGTATTGGGTTATCAAACATCAACATATAAAGcaacaagtttaaaaaatggtCAACGTTATTGTTTACGTCGTGTAcatg attttcGTCTTGGTAATACAAAATGTATGGTACTGGTTGACATGTGGAAAAGAATATCACACACAAATCTTGTTCATCTACTTGAAGTGTTTACAACAAAAGCATTTGGTGATCATt caATGGTATTTGTTTATGATTATCATCCTGGTGCTGAAACATTGTTGAGTAAACATTTTTCAGTATCTGAATTAAATGGTTATGCTGATCCATTTTGTTCTGATCCAAATGCACCACGTCCATACAGTCATACTAAAAATACAATACTCAGACAACAACATAATAGTATGCTACCAGAAAATGTTATTTGGAGTTATATTATACAATTAACAGCTGCACTACGTGTCATTCATGCTGGTG gtGTTGCATATCGTTGCTTAGATCCAACAAAAGTATTGTTAACATCACGTGCACGTTTACGTTTAAGTTGTGCTGCTGTTCCTGATGTTGTTACATTTGATGGTAATGCTGCAAATCCATTGTCATTAATATTACACTATCAACAAGAAGATTTAATTTCTCTTGGTAAACTTGTACTTGCATTGGCTTGTCGTAGTTTACTTGCTGTTCATCGTGATAATATACAAGCATCACTTGAGCTTGTTGCACGTTCTTATTCAACTGATCTTCGAAATTTTATTCT gTACTTGTTGTCTGATCAAGCACGTAAAAGTGTAACAGATTTAATGCCAATGATTGGTGCACGTTTTTATACACAACTTGATTCAATACAATCACGTTCAGATGTATTGgaaaatgaattatcaaaagaaCTTGAAAATGGAAGATTATTTAGATTACTTGTTAAATTAGCAACAATAAATGAACGTCCAGAACTTAATTTGGATGTAACATGGGCTGAAACTGGTGATCGTTATATGCTTAAATTATTTAGAGATTAtgtttttcatcaagttacTGCTGATGATAAACCATGGCTTGATTTAGCACATGTTGTTTCTTGTCTTAATAAGCTTGATTGTGGTTCACCAGACAAG GTTTGTCTGATGTCGAGAGATGAACAAAGTGTTCTCGTAGTGAGTTATGCTGAATTACGACAGTGTTtggaaaattcatttgaagaaCTCGTGCAATCAGCCAAGGAAGCTGCTTAA
- the LOC122857090 gene encoding DNA-directed RNA polymerases I, II, and III subunit RPABC5, protein MIIPVRCFTCGKVIGNKWESYLGLLQAEYTEGDALDALGLKRYCCRRMLLGHVDLIEKLLNYAPLEK, encoded by the exons atgattattccAGTACGTTGTTTTACTTGTGGAAAAGTTATTGGCAACAAGTGGGAGTCATATTTGGGACTTTTACAAGCTGAATACACTGAAGG agatGCTCTTGATGCATTGGGACTTAAACGTTACTGTTGTCGACGAATGCTTCTTGgacatgttgatttaattgaaaaattattgaattatgcaccattggaaaaataa
- the LOC122856253 gene encoding uncharacterized protein LOC122856253, producing MVLNGKPATELETFLPHDGPGALTTKNKIQITSKDAENGLLNQKTFDPFAERNVENPTTDGDTLTHLLKASLGTGILAMPCAFRSSGFVLGIASTIFVAFICTYCAYILVKCAHVLYHKTQKTQMSFSDVAEAALELGPKPFRKFSKASRWIIDIGLFITYFGTCSVYAVIVATNFKEVYDYQFETNVNIRIFIAILLLPFVLLTWIPDLKYLAPVSSLANVFMGSSLIAIFIWLGSDLYYNDIGIKRPGFEWAGVSKEYATPWYAKYPQFFSLTIFAMEAIGVIMPLENKMKTPQNFVGPFGVLSKGMSFVTVIYIILGVLGYLYNPADKKNDMITLELPMDDPNYTISLIARGVRIFVGLAVFCTFCLQFFVCLDIGWSFIKDRYSKNAKLANYITRTVLVVLSVLLAIGVPQIAPLIALLGAFCFSILGLLVPVFLESITYWENDKHRTFRTIKNVAISIVALLALYFGSEAAIIDIKRKLFAGNSTKPNIPLTQKKNHDKTQHIKNGIFPSKDVENDDNFNPFAERVVENPTTDGDTLTHLLKASLGTGILQMPSAFRCLGWGMGLTMTLVVAFVCTYCAYILVKSAHVLYFKTKKTSMSFGDVAQTALETGPAPFRKYGLLLRWIIDICLFIAYFLTCSAYAYIIAKNIKEICNGLQYSASFSENFNIYLLAILLVPIIIFSYIPDLKYLAPFSMMANVLMGIALIAIFGWLGGGLIKNGIHSRVQFIGNIQLLPNETNSTAFNSTNSPIIYKESSWILELPKFLYITIFAIEAIGVIMPLENKMKTPQNFVGPLGVLSKGMGIVTMIYIALGLTGYLWDPTVTSDLVTSDIKIEIIDLSNLMTFVAYIVRSSVALAVFFTFTLQFFVCLETAWRCVKLILPKAGTKENYILRTILVIAAVIIPMGVKQLGALVGLIGAVCFSILGLLVPAIIESATYWKGDKHRVLRTIKNVIIAIVSILVLIFGSIEAIKEFSK from the exons atg gttCTCAATGGAAAACCAGCAACAGAGTTGGAGACTTTTTTGCCTCATGATGGCCCAGGAGCTCTCACAACAAA aaataaaattcaaataacatCAAAAGATGCTGAAAATGgtcttttaaatcaaaaaacttTTGATCCATTTGCTGAGCGTAATGTAGAAAATCCAACAACTGATGGTGATACTTTGACACATTTACTTAAAGCATCACTTGGTACTGGAATACTTGCAATGCCATGTGCATTTAGAAGCTCTGGTTTTGTTCTTGGAATAgcttcaacaatttttgttgcatTTATTTGTACCTATTGTGCTTATATACTGGTAAAATGTGCTCATGTATTATATCATAAAACTCAAAAAACTCAAATGAGTTTTTCTGATGTTGCTGAAGCAGCTTTGGAATTAGGACCAAAAccatttagaaaattttcaaaagcaTCAAGATGGATTATTGATATAGgattatttataacatattTTGGTACATGCAGTGTTTATGCTGTTATTGTTGctacaaattttaaagaagTATATGATTATCAATTTGAAACAAATGTTAATATACGAATTTTCATAGCAATATTATTACTaccatttgtattattaacatGGATACcagatttaaaatatcttgcaCCAGTATCATCACTTGCTAATGTATTTATGGGATCAAGTCTTATTGCAATTTTCATTTGGCTAGGAAgtgatttatattataatgatattgGTATTAAACGTCCTGGTTTTGAGTGGGCTGGTGTTAGTAAGGAATATGCAACACCATGGTATGCAAAATATCCACAATTTTTCAGTTTAACAATATTTGCTATGGAAGCTATTGGTGTTATAATgccacttgaaaataaaatgaaaacacCACAAAATTTTGTTGGTCCATTTGGTGTACTTAGCAAGGGTATGTCATTTGTAactgttatttatattatacttgGTGTTTTGGGATACTTGTATAATCcagctgataaaaaaaatgacatgatTACTTTGGAATTACCAATGGATGATCCAAATTACACAATAAGTTT aattgCACGTGGAGTTAGAATATTTGTTGGACTTGCTGTATTTTGTACATtttgtttacaattttttgtcTGTCTTGATATTGGATGGAGTTTTATTAAAGATCGTTATTCAAAAAATGCTAAACTTGCAAATTACATTACAAGAACTGTTCTTGTTGTTTTAAGTG tacTTTTGGCAATTGGTGTACCTCAAATAGCACCACTTATTGCTCTTCTTGGtgcattttgtttttcaattttgggATTATTGGTACCAGTATTTTTGGAATCAATAACTTATTGGGAAAATGATAAACATAGAACTTTTAGAACTATCAAAAATGTCGCCATTTCAATTGTTGCACTTCTTGCTCTTTATTTTGGATCAGAAGCAGccattattgatattaaaagaaaattatttgccggcaat TCCACCAAGCCAA ATATTCCAttgactcaaaaaaaaaatcacgacaaaaCTCAGCACATCAa aaatggtatttttccatcaaaagatgttgaaaatgatgataatttcaaTCCATTTGCCGAGCGAGTTGTTGAAAATCCAACCAC tgatGGTGATACTTTGACTCACTTATTGAAAGCATCTTTGGGCACAGGAATATTGCAAATGCCCAGTGCTTTTCGTTGTCTTGGATGGGGCATGGGACTTACCATGACTCTGGTCGTTGCATTTGTATGCACCTACTGTGCTTACATActg gTAAAAAGTGCACACGTATTGTactttaaaacgaaaaaaaccAGTATGTCTTTTGGCGATGTTGCACAAACAGCACTTGAAACAGGACCAGCACCATTTCGAAAATATGGATTGCTATTgag atgGATTATCGATATATGCTTGtttattgcatattttttaacttgcaGTGCATATGCATATATAATTGCCAAAAATATTAAGGAAATCTGTAATGGATTACAATATAGTGCCTCATTTTCAGAaaactttaatatttatttacttgcaATTCTCTTAGTaccaattataatattttcatacattcctgatttaaaatatttggcACCATTTTCAATGATGGCAAATGTATTGATGGGAATAGCATTAATTGCAATATTCGGTTGGCTTGGTGGTGGTCTTATTAAAAATGGTATTCATTCTCGTGTGCAATTTATCGgcaatattcaattattgcCTAATGAAACAAATTCTACAGCATTTAATTCTACAAATTctccaattatttataaagaatcTTCATGGATCTTAGAATTAcctaaatttttgtatataacaATTTTTGCTATTGAAGCTATTGGTGTTATTATgccacttgaaaataaaatgaaaacacCACAAAATTTTGTTGGTCCACTTGGAGTTTTGAGCAAGGGTATGGGTATTGTTACAATGATTTATATTGCTCTTGGTTTAACTGGATACTTATGGGATCCAACAGTGACCTCAGATCTTGTTACATCTGATATTAAGATTGAGATAATAGATCTTTCTAACTTGATGACTTT tgttgcTTATATTGTGAGAAGTTCTGTTGCTCTTGctgtattttttacatttactttgcaattttttgtttgcCTTGAGACTGCATGGAGATGCGTAAAATTGATACTTCCAAAAGCCggaacaaaagaaaattatatcttGAGAACTATTCTTGTCATTGCAGCTG taATTATTCCAATGGGGGTGAAACAGTTGGGTGCACTTGTTGGTCTTATTGGTGcagtttgtttttcaatattggGATTGTTAGTTCCAGCAATTATTGAATCAGCAACTTATTGGAAAGGTGACAAACACAGAGTTTTGAGAACTATTAAAAATGTCATTATTGCAATAGTTTCGATACTTGTTCTTATTTTTGGATCAATTGAAGCAATCAAAGAattcagtaaataa
- the LOC122856254 gene encoding uncharacterized protein LOC122856254, translating into MSNIESPTRPKNKDDNFLSSHREQYIFLFEFFIYKITGKRLSKLNEMFFVPTTVTLNLLNINFDDKIDITPVDPMFEPLAGIPGDFETFYTGKSIIFAIPQRIVDDKNTKFKINISVKKKMPDDIRPDIFVGHGTLDLSNEFDKLREENLQCWNQDNLLSKIYEGIVDLNYENKPIGIAEVFARISSFGPSIITELDSSSINKSTHIFKSDEIDGKNLSYKCRIIDPTEINICRESNDNLTSTKNNCHPCGEINGAVVKKNSPTIVQNDNYTKFNNNEKKIIQTSRGYSQAPPCGKAVVLKVSGLIDDDGNKKPTVTVDSRLSEPDPEYDIFVLRIGKKGLVGPDEKSDIQLEMKTPKGPDRRPPIRYETRDMQTDEEIIPIIEKKSKKKNNKKKKKK; encoded by the coding sequence atgtcaaatattgaATCACCAACAAgaccaaaaaataaagatgataattttttgtcatCACACAGagaacaatatatatttttatttgaattttttatatacaaaataactGGTAAACGTTtgagtaaattaaatgaaatgttttttgtaCCAACAACagtaacattaaatttattaaatataaattttgatgataaaattgatataacaCCAGTTGATCCAATGTTTGAACCACTTGCTGGTATACCTGGTGATTTTGAAACATTTTATACTggtaaatcaataatatttgcaaTACCACAAcgtattgttgatgataaaaatacaaaatttaaaataaatataagtgttaaaaaaaaaatgccagaTGATATACGTCCAGATATATTTGTTGGACATGGTAcacttgatttatcaaatgaatttgataaattacgtgaagaaaatttacaatgttggaatcaagataatttattatctaaaatatatgaagGTATTGTTGAtcttaattatgaaaataaaccaATAGGTATTGCTGAAGTATTTGCTAGAATATCAAGTTTTGGTCCATCAATTATTACAGAACTTGActcatcatcaattaataaatcaacacatatatttaaaagtgatgaaattgatggtaaaaatttatcatataaatgTAGAATAATTGATCCAAcggaaattaatatttgtcgtgagtcaaatgataatttaacaagtactaaaaataattgtcatccATGTGGTGAAATAAATGGtgctgttgttaaaaaaaattcaccaacaattgtacaaaatgataattatacaaaatttaataataatgaaaaaaaaattatacaaacaaGTCGTGGATATAGCCAAGCACCACCATGTGGTAAAGCAGTTGTATTAAAAGTATCTGgtttaattgatgatgatggaaataaaaaaccaactgTTACTGTTGATTCAAGATTATCAGAACCTGATCCAgaatatgatatttttgtattgAGAATTGGTAAAAAAGGTCTTGTTGGACCAGATGAAAAATCTGATATACAACTTGAAATGAAAACACCAAAAGGACCTGATAGAAGACCACCAATTAGATATGAAACAAGAGACATGCAAACTGATGAAGAAATAATaccaattattgaaaaaaaatctaaaaaaaaaaataataaaaagaaaaaaaaaaaataa
- the LOC122857091 gene encoding uncharacterized protein LOC122857091 → MAKNIEQQQLFLMEFLVDRVNVPAVRAMHDEIMPALTCVSFQILSLPLITIHQDEPSTTDCNCTEESQLFKKGKSCLFALPTIVLEKPLHSFPVTMSIYKKLPPGILPDVMLIGSCQIETKNLINHLLNKHTFKSGNPCKSLRDTFKITTATGLHVGEATIFLRASCFGSKIVTNFQIPKNKKPYLFKGLLGSPVYQCQKVPSVLDITSSSFKKNTYDHRKLDESHQNVKLNYQTNCCSSGSPPPPPTTPNRAYEYSNQNPRPCCPGLYNKNN, encoded by the exons atggctAAAAATATAGAACAACAGCAACTTTTTTTGATGGAATTTTTGGTTGATCGTGTTAATGTACCAGCTGTCAGAGCAATGCATGATGAAATTATGCCAGCATTAACTTGTGTTTCATTTcaa attTTAAGCTTGCCATTAATAACAATTCATCAAGATGAGCCATCAACAACAGATTGTAATTGTACTGAAGAAAgccaattatttaaaaaaggaaaatcaTGTTTATTTGCATTACCAACAATTGTTCTTGAAAAACCATTACATTCATTTCCAGTTACaatgtcaatatataaaaaattaccaccAGGTATATTACCAGATGTTATGTTAATTGGAAGTTGtcaaattgaaacaaaaaatcttattaatcatttattaaataaacatacatTTAAAAGTGGAAATCCTTGTAAATCATTACGTGATACATtcaa aataACAACTGCAACTGGTCTACATGTTGGTGaagcaacaatatttttacgtGCATCATGTTTTGGTTCAAAAATAGtaacaaattttcaaataccaaaaaataaaaaaccttatttatttaaaggatTATTAGGAAGTCCAGTTTATCAATGTCAAAAAGTACCATCTGTACTTGAtataacatcatcatcatttaaaaaaaatacttatgaTCATAGAAAACTTGATGAAAGCCatcaaaatgtaaaattaaattatcaaaccAATTGTTGTTCATCTggatcaccaccaccaccaccaacaactCCAAATAGAGCATATGAATATTCTAATCAAAATCCTCGACCATGCTGTCCAGGattatacaacaaaaataattaa
- the LOC122857092 gene encoding putative uncharacterized protein DDB_G0291812, with protein MNELTQSSEIVGGRRSGGDTDDEDWSIVVECAALERTKSERGARGENDRRRRTIIVEKKNGTYGFTLQSYGIHYKREQEIEMVTYVDYVDYDGPAYLSGMREGDVILSINGHEMDRADHKTLVNFIKNCDSRMRMVVSFEDCVRKVELHMRYIELQRALQSRLSEFDKLCEREKSIIMGRWKTHSLPARKRVPNCTGDEQTQDQASALTNFKSSTNQCCRPATSTEHLLLYSVYADGRPCLIPQSTACLVAVGPPRSRSDHHHLLNKLSNDLSTSSRHSYHQSNGSVSTPIKTKPNQNKTSSSQINFTTNIETANNIQQVTKNNFCGACISSANRRRGDPNDAGSLDVYDLASPCCDPNCVPSRRRREKQRKARIEQQQQQQQQQQQSHHLQNQKEHGYGSHSCPRASGHSLHSVESSEVSTTIESGVSCSTSLSTDTLYWDPNIQHRPPVCIQYLKPKSWDNLTTKAFGGYGFGYGYLDTASSKTHSAERPNKNNSHSNRSKTPTSNQRNRSTSSGGGSMYSSGQSSSTTTRNFQPTKSTESLLTPYQSDIDTASLSCECLDVNSRFSGININNDKHKNKKQDDNGSNYSTNRLRRSSHGDGKIRSNNTTEITRL; from the exons ATGAATGAATTAACACAAAGTTCTGAGATTGTTGGTGGTCGACGATCTGGTGGTGATACTGATGATGAAGATTGGAGTATTGTTGTCGAatgt gcTGCTCTGGAGAGAACAAAATCAGAACGTGGTGCACGTGGTGAAAATGATCGTCGACGTCgtacaattattgttgaaaaaaaaaatggaacatatGGTTTTACATTACAG aGTTATGGAATTCATTATAAGAGAGAACAAGAAATTGAAATGGTAACATATGTTGATTATGTTGATTATGATGGACCAGCATATTTAAGTGGTATGCGTGAGGGTGatgttatattatcaataaatggtCATGAAATGGATAGAGCTGATCATAAAacacttgttaattttataaaaaattgtgattCTCGAATGCGAATGGTTGTATCATTTGAAGATTGTGTGAGAAAAGTTGAATTACATATGCGTTATATTGAACTACAAAGAGCATTACAATCACGTTTATctgaatttgataaattatgtgaacgtgaaaaatcaataataatggGAAGATGGAAAACTCATTCATTACCAGCAAGAAAAAGAGTACCAAATTGTACTGGTGATGAACAAACACAAGATCAAGCATCAGCATTgactaattttaaatcatcaacaaatcaaTGTTGTCGACCAGCAACATCAACtgaacatttattattatacagtgTT tatgCAGATGGACGACCGTGCCTTATACCACAAAGTACAGCATGTTTAGTTGCTGTTGGACCACCACGTTCACGTagtgatcatcatcatttattaaataaattatcaaatgatttatcaacatcatcacgTCATTCATATCATCAATCAAATGGTTCTGTATCAACACCAATTAAAACAAAgccaaatcaaaataaaacatcatcatcacaaattaattttacaacaaatataGAAACAGctaataatatacaacaagtaacaaaaaataatttttgtggtGCTTGTATATCATCAGCAAATAGAAGAAGAGGTGATCCAAATGATGCTGGAAGTTTAGATGTTTATGATTTAGCAAGTCCATGCTGTGATCCAAATTGTGTACCAAGTCGTAGAAGAAgagaaaaacaaagaaaagcTAGaattgaacaacaacaacagcagcaacagcaacaacaacaatcacaTCATCTGCAAAATCAAAAAGAACatg gaTATGGAAGTCATAGTTGTCCAAGAGCATCAGGTCACAGTTTACATTCCGTTGAATCAAGTGAagtatcaacaacaattgaaaGTGGAGTATCATGTTCAACATCATTAAGTACTGATACATTATATTGGGATCCAAATATACAACATCGTCCACCAGTttgtatacaatatttaaaaccaaaatcatgggataatttaacaacaaaagcaTTTGGTGGATATGGTTTTGGATATGGTTATCTTGATACAGCATCATCAAAAACTCACAGTGCTGAAagaccaaataaaaataactcacATAGTAATCGTTCTAAAACACCTACATCAAATCAACGTAATAGATCAACGAGTAGTGGTGGTGGTTCAATGTATTCATCAGgacaatcatcatcaacaacgaCAAGAAATTTTCAACCAACAAAATCAACTGAAAGTTTATTAACTCCATATCAAAGTGATATTGATACAGCAAGTTTAAGCTGTGAATGTCTTGATGTTAATTCAAGATTTAGtggaataaatattaataatgataaacataaaaataaaaaacaagatgaTAATGGATCCAATTATTCTACAAATAGACTTAGAAGAAGTAGTCATGGTGATGGTAAAATTAGATCTAATAATACCACTGAAATAACAcgtttataa
- the LOC122857093 gene encoding endothelial differentiation-related factor 1 homolog codes for MSDWDTVPITLRKKAPKGSVMKSEKAINTARRQGVPVDTQAKWGGGGNKQHVTTKNTAKLDRETEELRHDTLPLDVGKLIQQGRGLKAMSQKDLATKVNEKVQVINDYEAGRGIPNQLVLGKIEKVLGIKLRGKDRGQPLEKVPAKK; via the exons ATGTCAGACTGGGACACAGTACCAATTACCCTGCGAAAAAAAGCTCCAAAAGGCTCAGTCATGAAGTCTGAaaag GCTATCAATACAGCTAGACGACAAGGCGTTCCTGTTGATACCCAAGCTAAAT ggggtggtggtggtaataaGCAACATGTTACCACAAAAAATACAGCAAAATTGGATCGTGAAACTGAAGAATTAAGACACGACACATTGCCACTTGATGttggtaaattaattcaacaaggAAGAGGACTCAAAGCAATGTCCCAAAAAGATCTTGCTACG AAAGTCAATGAAAAAGTACAAGTTATAAATGACTATGAAGCAGGCAGAGGTATTCCAAATCAACTTGTCcttggaaaaattgaaaaagttctCGGTATCAAATTGCGTGGTAAAGATCGTGGCCAACCACTTGAAAAAGTACCagctaaaaaataa
- the LOC122857094 gene encoding proteasome subunit beta type-1 gives MAMINEYMGRNLPDYQAAGSKKVHFSPYADNGGTVVAIAGDDFAIIAAETRLSAGFSIYTRNQEKLFKLSDTTILGSSGCWCDTLTLTRILAARMQMYTHEHQKQMSTPAAAQMLSTMMYYKRFFPYYVSNIMAGLDENGKGCVFSYDPIGHMERTMYRSGGSSNALLQPLLDNIVGKMNMENPDESPLTKEKALTIIKDMFISATERDIYTGDSVSIRIITKDGIQSEKFELRKD, from the exons atggcAATGATTAATGAATATATGGGACGTAATTTACCAGATTATCAAGCTGCTGGTTCAAAAAAAGTACATTTTAGTCCATATGCTGACAATGGAGg tactgTTGTTGCAATTGCTGGTGATGATTTTGCAATAATTGCTGCTGAAACACGTTTAAGTGCTGGATTTTCAATCTATACACGTAATcaagaaaaactttttaaacttTCTGATACAACTATTTTGGGTTCATCTGGATGTTGGTGTGATACCCTTACACTTACTCGTATTCTTGCTGCTCGTATGCAg aTGTACACTCATGAGCATCAAAAGCAAATGTCAACTCCAGCAGCAGCACAAATGTTGTCAACAATGATGTACTACAAGAGATTCTTTCCATATTATGTCAGTAATATTATGGCTGGTCTTGATGAAAATGGAAAAGGTTGTGTATTTAGTTATGATCCAATTGGTCATATGGAAAGAACAATGTACAGATCTGGTGGATCATCAAATGCTTTACTTCAACCATTACTTGATAATATTGTTGGTAAAATGAACATGGAAAATCCAGATGAATCACCATTAACCAAGGAAAAAGCATTGACTATTATCAAAGATATGTTTATATCAGCAACTGAAAGAGATATTTATACTGGTGACAGTGTTAGTATCAGAATCATCACCAAGGATGGCATTCAAAGTGAAAAATTCGAACTCAGAAAAGATTAA